In one Bradyrhizobium cosmicum genomic region, the following are encoded:
- a CDS encoding autotransporter outer membrane beta-barrel domain-containing protein produces the protein MPVAQLLAYAAPTTSFSNPIPIGDQTLWSLATATNGSFSGTSVAQLKIGPALLTDTSTIQGFVTSAGQITMQFTPTGGGVVTVGLGHMRTINGVTAMEMQMITGDSLLVTHWAYMLPYDPATFTPPPAEPVPANSVPQWAWMSGTPWRIVSSTLFGTSAPGRFVVTNYQNGYFWGAGIAPAGSSSANFTLLGSVTPEGNVLFNTLSRGTLTSLYGAASGDASGTQMLVYTYDLSGNPTGGVAALSLVRPYAESLQSQGSRAGLGAADMLYRLSTTSLGWTGPMAPGFAALDNLSGPDLVKAVNQTLPVLTGAASQATYATQRAFQQAMAGRLDDVIGPNGGTVPERNIWMKPLGGSVRQGSVDGISGYNASGGGIAVGADSMISARAMLGGVFAYSHYTVTGSDDAVPNRLGIDSYQSGLYGAYALGNGFRLEGQVDGALNDNGESRSLSFINGMAGSGYRSYSGHAEAGIRKLIPVEPGFALSPSLRLDYGHVRAPAYQESGAGGFSLNVDSQTYRELTLTAGLKGAYQIARQVHLTGDVGVGYNALNQGVQVRSAFAGGGDTFVTNGLMLSPWIYSTAVGLVAADGKGFDLGLRYGLAATSSGLLQQSGLAVLKIRL, from the coding sequence GTGCCGGTCGCCCAACTGCTGGCCTACGCTGCGCCGACGACCAGCTTCTCCAATCCGATCCCGATCGGTGACCAGACGCTGTGGTCGCTTGCGACCGCGACCAACGGCTCCTTTTCCGGCACGAGCGTTGCGCAGCTGAAGATCGGGCCGGCGCTTCTCACCGATACCTCGACCATCCAGGGTTTTGTCACCAGCGCTGGCCAGATCACGATGCAGTTCACGCCGACCGGCGGCGGCGTGGTCACCGTCGGTCTCGGCCACATGCGGACCATCAACGGTGTGACCGCGATGGAAATGCAGATGATCACCGGCGATAGCCTGCTGGTGACGCACTGGGCCTATATGCTCCCTTACGATCCCGCGACCTTCACGCCGCCGCCTGCCGAACCGGTCCCCGCGAACTCCGTTCCGCAATGGGCGTGGATGTCTGGCACGCCTTGGCGGATCGTCAGCTCCACGCTGTTCGGCACGTCGGCGCCGGGCCGGTTCGTCGTGACAAACTACCAGAACGGATATTTCTGGGGCGCCGGGATCGCGCCCGCTGGAAGCAGCAGCGCCAACTTCACCTTGCTGGGGTCGGTGACACCCGAGGGCAATGTTCTCTTCAACACGCTCTCGCGCGGCACCCTCACCAGCCTCTACGGCGCCGCGAGCGGCGATGCGTCGGGTACGCAGATGCTGGTCTACACCTACGACCTCTCTGGCAACCCGACCGGCGGCGTGGCCGCTCTCTCGCTGGTGCGACCCTATGCCGAATCCCTGCAATCCCAGGGCAGCCGTGCCGGACTGGGAGCGGCAGACATGCTGTATCGCCTCTCGACGACGTCACTTGGTTGGACCGGCCCGATGGCGCCGGGCTTTGCCGCCCTCGACAATCTGAGCGGGCCGGACCTCGTCAAAGCGGTCAACCAGACCCTGCCCGTTCTGACCGGCGCGGCATCGCAGGCGACCTACGCGACGCAGCGCGCGTTTCAGCAGGCGATGGCAGGACGGCTCGACGACGTCATCGGCCCGAACGGTGGCACCGTGCCCGAGCGCAACATCTGGATGAAGCCGCTTGGCGGCAGCGTCCGGCAGGGAAGCGTCGACGGCATCTCCGGATACAATGCGTCCGGGGGCGGCATAGCGGTCGGCGCCGACTCGATGATCTCCGCGCGTGCGATGTTGGGCGGTGTGTTCGCCTATTCCCACTACACGGTCACCGGAAGCGACGATGCGGTTCCCAACCGGCTCGGCATCGATTCATACCAATCGGGGCTCTACGGTGCGTATGCGCTCGGCAACGGTTTTCGGCTCGAGGGCCAGGTTGATGGCGCCCTGAATGACAATGGTGAGAGCCGCTCGCTTTCCTTCATCAACGGCATGGCCGGTTCCGGCTATCGCTCCTACAGCGGGCATGCCGAGGCCGGAATCCGCAAGCTGATCCCGGTTGAGCCTGGATTTGCATTGTCGCCGTCGCTGCGGCTCGACTACGGTCATGTCCGCGCGCCCGCCTACCAGGAAAGCGGCGCAGGCGGCTTCAGCCTCAACGTCGATTCGCAAACCTATCGTGAATTGACGCTGACGGCCGGGTTGAAGGGCGCTTACCAGATCGCGCGGCAGGTCCATCTCACCGGCGATGTAGGTGTCGGCTACAACGCGCTGAATCAGGGCGTTCAGGTCAGGTCGGCCTTTGCCGGCGGCGGCGACACATTCGTCACCAACGGTCTCATGCTGTCGCCGTGGATCTACTCGACCGCGGTGGGACTGGTCGCGGCGGACGGCAAGGGATTCGATCTCGGCCTCCGCTATGGGCTTGCTGCGACATCCTCCGGGCTGCTCCAGCAATCCGGCCTCGCGGTCCTCAAGATCAGGCTTTGA
- a CDS encoding GNAT family N-acetyltransferase, with translation MPHPIIRPARTDEFDEVGRVWMESWVSTGLGEASDFLLANLRARVRREIEHGWTLFVADDNGTIAAMLALHLPKLYLDMLFVGPAYQGQLLGRQLLAFARTQMPDEMYLRCVRENEKAWRWYEREGFVFEKEEVEPSNGFVMKYYRWKRQGPTG, from the coding sequence ATGCCGCATCCGATCATTCGCCCCGCACGCACCGACGAATTTGACGAGGTCGGCCGTGTCTGGATGGAGAGCTGGGTCTCGACCGGGCTCGGCGAAGCCAGCGACTTCCTGCTGGCCAATCTGCGTGCGCGCGTCAGGCGCGAGATCGAGCACGGCTGGACCCTGTTCGTCGCCGACGACAACGGCACGATCGCCGCGATGCTGGCGCTGCACCTGCCAAAACTCTATCTCGACATGCTGTTCGTCGGGCCCGCCTATCAGGGCCAATTGCTCGGCCGACAATTGCTCGCCTTCGCGCGTACGCAAATGCCGGATGAAATGTACCTGCGCTGCGTCCGCGAGAACGAAAAGGCCTGGCGCTGGTACGAGCGCGAGGGCTTTGTGTTCGAGAAGGAAGAGGTCGAACCGTCGAACGGGTTTGTGATGAAGTATTATCGGTGGAAGCGGCAGGGGCCCACCGGTTAG
- a CDS encoding glutathione S-transferase family protein, with protein MIKLYWSPRSRSFSTLWLMEESGLLYARVLTDISTGAQKAPDFLKVNPMGKVPALSDGDAALGEAAAICAYIADRYPEMKLAPAVSDPRRARYLQWLFFSPGCIEPAIIQIFTKIEVPSSTAAWGSATQVFDVLEAALANGPWILGEEFSAADIMIGSGLNFAVRLFKMAPSRPAFEAYIARCMARPAFQRAERIAAG; from the coding sequence ATGATCAAGCTCTATTGGTCGCCGCGCTCGCGCTCGTTCTCGACGCTCTGGCTGATGGAAGAGAGCGGCCTGCTCTATGCGCGCGTGTTGACCGACATTTCGACCGGGGCGCAGAAGGCGCCGGATTTCCTCAAGGTCAATCCGATGGGCAAGGTGCCGGCGCTCAGCGACGGCGATGCCGCGCTCGGCGAGGCCGCGGCGATCTGCGCCTACATCGCCGACCGCTATCCCGAGATGAAGCTTGCGCCTGCAGTGAGCGACCCTCGCCGCGCGCGCTATCTGCAATGGCTGTTCTTCTCGCCGGGCTGCATCGAGCCGGCGATCATCCAGATCTTCACCAAAATCGAAGTGCCGAGTTCGACCGCGGCCTGGGGCAGCGCGACGCAGGTCTTCGACGTGCTCGAGGCCGCGCTCGCCAACGGGCCGTGGATTCTCGGCGAGGAATTTTCGGCCGCCGACATCATGATCGGCTCAGGGCTGAACTTTGCGGTGCGCCTGTTCAAGATGGCGCCGTCGCGCCCGGCCTTCGAGGCCTATATCGCCCGCTGCATGGCGCGGCCCGCGTTCCAGCGCGCGGAAAGGATCGCAGCCGGCTGA